In one Arachis duranensis cultivar V14167 chromosome 9, aradu.V14167.gnm2.J7QH, whole genome shotgun sequence genomic region, the following are encoded:
- the LOC107467397 gene encoding amino-acid permease BAT1 homolog, with protein MTLPSHVAPDNGGGGGDGSVPLDSGLARLQELGYKQELKRDLSAISNFAFSFAIISILTGVTTLYNTGLNYGGPVSLVYGWLIAGAFTMFVALSMAEICSSYPTSGGLYYWSAKLAGPSWAPFASWITGWFNIAGQWAVTTSVDFSLAQLIQVIVLLSTGGKNGGGYEASKYVVIAIHGGILLLHGIINSLPISLLSFLGQLAAFWNILGVFVLMILIPTVATERASAKFVFTHFNADNGAGISSKPYIFLLGLLMAQYTLTGYDASAHMTEETKNADENGPKGIITAVAISIIVGFGYILGITFAVTNIPYLLSEDNDAGGYAIAQIFYMAFKKRYGHGFGGIMCLVIIAIAIFFCGMSSVTSNSRMTFAFSRDGAMPFSSLWHKVNKQDVPINAVWLSVVIAFCMALTSLGSMVAFQAMVSIATIGLYIAYALPIFFRVTLAAKYFVPGPFNLGRFGLVVGWVAVLWVLTISVLFSLPVSYPITIKTLNYTPVAVGCLLILVVSYWIISGRHWFKGPVTNLKH; from the exons ATGACACTCCCGTCACACGTGGCTCCCGATAATGGCGGAGGCGGCGGTGACGGTAGTGTTCCGCTTGATTCTGGACTTGCCCGTCTTCAAGAGCTCGGTTACAAGCAAGAGCTCAAGCGTGACCTCTC GGCGATTTCGAATTTTGCATTCTCGTTTGCAATTATATCGATTCTAACTGGAGTAACCACACTTTACAACACTGGCTTGAACTATGGTGGACCTGTTTCATTGGTCTACGGCTGGCTTATTGCTGGTGCTTTCACCATGTTTGTTGCTCTATCAATGGCTGAGATTTGTTCATCGTATCCAACTTCTGGTGGTCTCTACTATTGGAGTGCTAAGCTTGCTGGTCCATCATGGGCACCCTTTGCTTCTTGGATCACTGGTTG GTTCAATATTGCTGGTCAGTGGGCAGTGACAACAAGTGTAGATTTCTCACTAGCACAACTGATTCAGGTTATTGTACTCCTTAGTACTGGTGGCAAAAATGGTGGAGGATATGAAGCATCTAAATATGTAGTTATTGCTATCCATGGGGGAATTTTGCTCCTCCATGGCATCATAAACAGCCTTCCTATATCATTGTTATCATTCTTAGGACAATTGGCCGCTTTCTGGAACATTTTAG GTGTTTTTGTGCTTATGATTCTGATTCCAACTGTTGCAACGGAAAGAGCTAGTGCCAAGTTTGTTTTCACTCATTTCAATGCTGATAATGGTGCTGGAATCAGTAGCAAACCCTATATATTTTTGCTGGGACTTCTGATGGCTCAATATACACTAACTGGATATGATGCATCAGCTCATATG ACAGAGGAAACCAAAAATGCTGATGAAAATGGACCAAAAGGAATTATCACGGCTGTTGCAATATCCATTATTGTTGGATTTGGTTACATACTAGGAATTACTTTTGCAGTTACTAACATCCCTTACCTGTTGAGTGAAGACAATGATGCTGGTGGATATGCCATtgctcaaatattttatatggcattcaagaaaagatatggCCATGGATTTGGGGGTATTATGTGCTTGGTGATTATTGCTATTGCCATATTTTTCTGTGGTATGAGTTCAGTTACCAGCAACTCAAG GATGACTTTTGCTTTCTCAAGAGATGGAGCCATGCCATTTTCATCATTGTGGCATAAAGTTAATAAGCAGGATGTCCCTATAAATGCAGTTTGGCTTTCTGTTGTTATAGCATTTTGCATGGCCCTAACG TCTTTGGGGAGTATGGTAGCATTTCAGGCCATGGTGTCCATAGCAACAATTGGTCTCTACATAGCATATGCACTCCCAATATTCTTCAGGGTGACACTGGCAGCAAAGTACTTTGTGCCTGGGCCTTTCAATTTGGGCCGTTTTGGGCTCGTTGTGGGCTGGGTTGCAGTTCTATGGGTTTTGACAATCTCAGTACTCTTCTCACTGCCTGTTTCCTACCCAATAACCATAAAGACACTTAACTACACACCTGTGGCCGTTGGATGTTTGCTAATTTTAGTAGTTTCTTACTGGATAATCAGTGGTAGGCATTGGTTTAAAGGCCCTGTAACCAACCTCAAACACTGA
- the LOC107467398 gene encoding amino-acid permease BAT1 homolog gives MTLQTHVVVDASSSLDSGHARLHELGYKQELKRDLSAISNFAFSFSIISILTGVTTLYNTGLNYGGPFSMVYGWLIAGFFTMFVALSMAEICSAYPTSGGLYYWSAKLAGPTWAPFASWITGWFNIIGQWAVTTSVDFSLAQLIQVIVLLSTGGKNGGGYEASKYVVIAIHGGILLLHGILNTLPISVLSFFGQFASIWNALGVFVLMILIPIVATQRASVKFVFTHFNTDNGAGISSSPYIFLVGLLMAQYSLSGYDASAHMTEETKEADKNGPKGIISAVGISIVLGFCYILGITFAVTNIPYLLSKDNDAGGYAIAQIFYMAFKDRYGHSIGGIICLIIVAVAIFFCGMSSVTSNSRMAYAFSRDEAMPLSSLWRKVNKQEVPINAVWLSVFISFCMALTSLGSMVAFQAMVSIATIGLYIAYALPIFFRVTLAAKYFDPGPFNLGPFGLIVGWVAVLWVVTISVLFSLPVSYPITIETLNYTPVAIGCLIIIIVSYWIISGRRWFTGPISNIKK, from the exons ATGACACTCCAAACACATGTGGTGGTcgacgcttcttcttctcttgatTCAGGCCATGCACGTCTTCATGAACTCGGTTACAAGCAAGAGCTCAAGCGTGATCTTTC GGCTATCTCAAATTTTGCATTCTCGTTTTCTATTATATCGATCCTGACCGGAGTAACCACACTTTACAACACTGGCTTGAACTATGGTGGACCTTTTTCAATGGTCTACGGCTGGCTTATTGCTGGTTTTTTCACCATGTTTGTTGCTTTATCAATGGCTGAGATTTGTTCAGCTTATCCAACTTCTGGTGGTCTCTACTATTGGAGTGCTAAGCTTGCTGGCCCAACTTGGGCACCTTTTGCTTCTTGGATCACTGGCTG GTTTAATATTATTGGTCAG TGGGCAGTGACAACAAGTGTAGATTTCTCATTAGCACAACTGATTCAGGTCATTGTTCTGCTTAGCACTGGTGGAAAAAATGGAGGTGGATATGAAGCATCTAAATATGTAGTTATTGCTATCCATGGTGGAATTTTGCTCCTCCACGGTATATTGAACACCCTTCCTATCTCAGTGCTATCATTCTTTGGACAATTTGCTTCTATTTGGAATGCTCTAG GTGTTTTTGTGCTTATGATTCTGATTCCAATTGTTGCGACCCAAAGGGCTAGTGTTAAGTTTGTTTTCACTCATTTCAATACTGATAATGGTGCCGGAATCAGTAGCAGTCCCTACATATTTCTGGTGGGACTTCTTATGGCTCAATATTCTCTATCTGGATATGATGCATCAGCTCATATG ACAGAAGAAACCAAGGAAGCTGATAAAAATGGACCAAAAGGAATTATCAGTGCTGTGGGAATATCTATTGTTCTTGGATTCTGCTACATATTAGGAATTACCTTTGCAGTTACTAACATCCCTTACCTATTAAGTAAAGACAATGATGCTGGTGGATATGCCATtgctcaaatattttatatggCATTCAAGGACAGATATGGTCATAGTATTGGAGGGATTATCTGCTTGATCATTGTTGCTGTAgctatatttttttgtggtatGAGTTCAGTGACTAGCAACTCAAG GATGGCTTATGCTTTCTCAAGAGATGAGGCCATGCCATTGTCTTCCTTGTGGCGAAAGGTTAACAAGCAAGAGGTCCCTATCAATGCAGTTTGGCTTTCTGTTTTTATATCATTCTGTATGGCACTCACG TCTCTTGGGAGCATGGTGGCATTTCAGGCCATGGTGTCCATAGCAACAATTGGTCTCTACATAGCATATGCACTTCCAATATTCTTCAGGGTGACACTTGCAGCAAAGTACTTTGATCCTGGGCCTTTCAATTTGGGCCCTTTTGGGCTCATTGTGGGCTGGGTTGCAGTTCTTTGGGTTGTCACAATCTCAGTACTTTTCTCACTGCCTGTTTCTTACCCAATAACCATTGAGACACTTAACTATACCCCTGTTGCTATTGGAtgtttgattattattattgtttcttaTTGGATCATTAGTGGTCGCCGTTGGTTCACAGGCCCAATATCcaatataaaaaagtaa